The following are encoded together in the Thunnus maccoyii chromosome 18, fThuMac1.1, whole genome shotgun sequence genome:
- the LOC121884355 gene encoding lipopolysaccharide-induced tumor necrosis factor-alpha factor homolog, whose product MTVDGKKEPPPYIVPVEDQASGVKVYHVHTPFTPPPSSQESMTQVTPVYTSGGGGVGSGLDSEDGRRKFVSYDTALGNSPGMTTCTSCQQQVMTNVTYKAGTYAWLMCLLFICCGLVLCCCLIPFFMKNFKDAYHTCPRCNRVLHVEKKKCCK is encoded by the exons atgactgtagatggaaaaaaagaacCTCCTCCCTACATCGTACCTG TTGAAGATCAGGCAAGCGGGGTGAAGGTTTACCATGTCCACACTCCGttcacccctcctccctcctcacaGGAGTCCATGACTCAGGTCACACCAG tGTACACCAGCGGAGGAGGAGGCGTGGGTTCAGGTCTCGATTCTGAAGATGGCAGAAGGAAATTTGTGAGCTACGACACGGCGCTGGGGAATTCTCCTGGAATGACGACCTGCACATCCTGCCAACAGCAGGTCATGACCAACGTTACCTACAAAGCTGGAACTTACGCCTGGCTGATGTGCTTACTCTTCATCTGCTGTGG aTTAGTCCTGTGCTGCTGCCTGATTCCATTCTTCATGAAAAACTTCAAGGATGCATACCACACATGCCCCCGCTGCAACAGAGTCCTTCATGTCGAGAagaaaaaatgctgtaaatga